A window from Pokkaliibacter sp. MBI-7 encodes these proteins:
- the recA gene encoding recombinase RecA: protein MNENKQRALTAALGQIERQFGKGAIMRMGDQPREAIPAVSTGSLGLDIALGIGGLPYGRIVEIYGPESSGKTTLTLSVIAQAQRQGKTCAFIDAEHALDPIYAEKLGVNVDDLLVSQPDTGEQALEIADMLVRSNAVDVIIIDSVAALVPKAEIEGEMGDSHMGLQARLMSQALRKITGNIKNANCLVVFINQIRMKIGVMFGNPETTTGGNALKFYASVRLDIRRTGSIKQGDEVVGNETRVKIVKNKVSPPFRQADFQILYGKGIYRMGEVVDLGVQQGLVEKSGAWYAYQGNKIGQGKANACKYLEDNPQIAQELEALLRERLLNVPNNAAADFEVSAEDEA, encoded by the coding sequence ATGAACGAGAACAAGCAGCGTGCACTGACGGCGGCGTTGGGACAGATCGAGCGCCAATTCGGCAAAGGTGCCATTATGCGTATGGGCGATCAGCCACGTGAGGCGATCCCTGCAGTTTCCACAGGATCGCTGGGGCTGGATATTGCACTGGGGATTGGTGGCTTGCCGTATGGTCGTATTGTCGAAATATACGGTCCTGAAAGCTCTGGTAAGACTACGCTGACGCTGTCTGTCATTGCTCAGGCTCAACGTCAGGGCAAGACCTGTGCTTTTATCGATGCTGAGCATGCGCTTGATCCTATCTATGCAGAAAAGCTTGGCGTAAACGTTGATGATCTGTTGGTTTCCCAGCCTGATACAGGTGAGCAGGCACTTGAAATTGCTGACATGCTGGTTCGCTCTAACGCAGTTGATGTGATCATCATTGACTCTGTCGCAGCCTTGGTGCCCAAGGCTGAGATTGAAGGTGAAATGGGTGACTCTCACATGGGGCTGCAGGCACGTCTGATGTCTCAGGCGCTGCGTAAAATCACCGGAAACATCAAGAACGCTAACTGCCTGGTGGTGTTCATCAACCAGATTCGTATGAAAATTGGTGTTATGTTCGGTAACCCTGAGACTACAACAGGCGGTAACGCCTTGAAGTTCTATGCCTCTGTGCGTCTGGATATTCGCCGTACGGGGTCTATCAAGCAAGGCGATGAAGTTGTAGGCAACGAAACCCGGGTAAAAATCGTTAAGAACAAAGTTTCACCACCGTTCCGCCAGGCAGATTTCCAGATTCTGTACGGCAAAGGCATTTATCGTATGGGTGAGGTTGTCGATCTTGGTGTGCAGCAGGGATTGGTTGAGAAGTCCGGCGCATGGTATGCCTACCAGGGCAATAAGATCGGGCAGGGTAAGGCCAATGCGTGCAAGTACCTGGAAGACAACCCTCAAATTGCACAGGAACTGGAAGCGCTGTTGCGCGAGCGTCTGCTGAACGTGCC